A window of Haloarcula sp. H-GB4 contains these coding sequences:
- a CDS encoding methylmalonyl-CoA mutase family protein → MFDESDLQRIREQKDEWEAETLDPVLDAYGERKEQFATVSNLDVDRLYTPRDVDDLDYEEDIGFPGEEPFTRGVYPTMYRGRQWTMRQFAGFGTADETNERFHYLIDEGQTGLSTAFDMPTLMGIDSDDVMADGEVGKEGVAVDTLADMERLFDGIDLGEVSTSFTINPSAPVIYAMYIALADQQGVPREEIRGTLQNDMFKEFIAQKEWVIPPEPSLKLVTDTIEFASQETPKFKPISVSGYHIREAGSTAVQELAFTLADGFAYVEDCLNRGLEVDEFAPQLSFFFNSHNSMFEEIAKFRAARRIYARVMDDWYDAEADASKQLKFHTQTAGQSLTAQQPLNNIVRVTIQALAGVLGGTQSLHTNSFDEALALPSEQAVRVALRTQQIIAEESGAADIVDPMGGSFAIESLTDEVEEKAMAYINHIRDELGDGSVRDGVIQGIQDGYFQREIQDAAYEYQQRVESEEEVMVGVNKYTVEEDTEPEILTVDEDVQERQRDKLATVKAERDDAAVEAALDELQQVITDGGNVMPVIIDAVKAYATMGEIMAVFEAEYGSYQETASVA, encoded by the coding sequence ATGTTCGACGAGTCAGACCTCCAACGCATCCGCGAGCAGAAAGACGAGTGGGAAGCCGAGACGCTGGACCCCGTGCTGGACGCCTACGGCGAACGCAAAGAACAGTTCGCAACGGTATCAAACCTCGATGTAGACCGGCTGTACACGCCACGTGACGTGGATGACCTCGATTATGAGGAAGACATCGGCTTCCCCGGCGAGGAGCCGTTCACACGCGGTGTCTATCCGACAATGTACCGCGGCCGGCAGTGGACGATGCGACAGTTCGCGGGCTTCGGGACCGCTGACGAGACCAATGAGCGGTTCCACTACCTCATCGACGAAGGCCAGACCGGGCTCTCGACGGCCTTCGATATGCCGACGCTGATGGGGATTGACTCTGACGACGTGATGGCCGACGGCGAGGTGGGCAAGGAGGGTGTTGCCGTCGACACGCTTGCCGACATGGAGCGACTGTTCGACGGCATCGATCTCGGGGAGGTCTCGACATCGTTTACCATCAACCCCAGCGCTCCCGTCATCTATGCGATGTACATCGCGCTGGCCGACCAGCAGGGCGTCCCACGCGAGGAAATCCGTGGGACGCTCCAGAACGATATGTTCAAGGAGTTCATCGCACAGAAGGAGTGGGTAATTCCGCCGGAGCCGTCGCTGAAGCTCGTCACCGACACCATCGAGTTCGCCAGTCAGGAGACGCCGAAGTTCAAGCCCATCTCGGTGTCGGGGTATCACATCAGGGAGGCCGGCTCGACAGCCGTACAGGAACTCGCGTTCACCCTCGCGGACGGCTTCGCCTACGTCGAGGACTGCTTGAATCGCGGGCTTGAGGTCGACGAGTTCGCCCCACAGCTCTCCTTTTTCTTCAATTCGCACAACTCCATGTTCGAGGAGATCGCGAAGTTCCGCGCAGCCCGGCGTATCTACGCCCGCGTGATGGACGACTGGTACGACGCGGAGGCCGACGCGAGCAAGCAACTGAAGTTCCACACCCAGACCGCCGGACAGTCACTGACCGCCCAGCAACCGCTGAACAACATCGTCCGCGTGACGATTCAGGCCCTCGCTGGTGTGCTGGGCGGGACCCAGAGCCTGCACACCAACAGCTTCGACGAGGCGCTGGCGCTCCCGTCCGAGCAGGCCGTTCGCGTCGCGCTCCGGACACAGCAGATCATCGCGGAAGAGTCGGGGGCCGCCGACATTGTCGACCCGATGGGCGGCAGTTTCGCCATCGAGTCACTGACCGACGAGGTCGAAGAAAAGGCAATGGCCTACATCAATCATATCAGAGACGAACTCGGCGACGGGTCGGTCCGCGACGGCGTCATTCAGGGAATACAGGACGGCTATTTCCAGCGTGAAATTCAGGACGCCGCCTACGAGTACCAGCAGCGCGTCGAGAGCGAGGAAGAAGTCATGGTCGGCGTCAACAAGTACACCGTGGAAGAGGACACCGAACCCGAGATTCTCACCGTCGACGAGGACGTACAGGAACGCCAGCGAGACAAGCTCGCGACGGTCAAGGCAGAGCGAGACGACGCGGCCGTGGAAGCGGCCCTCGACGAACTGCAGCAAGTGATTACCGACGGCGGGAACGTCATGCCCGTCATCATCGACGCGGTGAAAGCCTATGCGACGATGGGCGAGATCATGGCTGTCTTCGAGGCAGAATACGGGAGCTATCAGGAGACGGCAAGCGTCGCGTGA
- a CDS encoding HTTM domain-containing protein yields the protein MRPEFALHQWLARRIAIDRRALAAFRVALGLCLLADIALRWSDLGAFYTDSGVLPRSTLTELYPVLGDMSPLAVSGAAWLPLVALGLTALAGVALVVGYRPRLSAGIAFILLVSIQLRNPVVLNAGDTLLRRLLFWSLLLPLGCGWDDELPESATRVATAGTAGILLQVLAVYVTNSLIKFRGTYWHRGTAVRYVFQLDHLTVRAGDVVAGWDPALVLGNWLWLGLLVGSPLLLIWTGRYRTGLVVAFVTAHICIALSFLLGVFPLVSILGLVLFFPPSFWDALADRWPTAIEALRPRWPESATGPPQAWFPTTTQSLAVLGIVAIVLLNAVAVGFVAAPTGTPDRIEDRSWNMFAPDPPQETWWYAAPAPLESGNRVDALTGETVNLSRPPEVSDRFPNQRWKKFLGTARHEPSLRRSLATYLCSRWNQSHDDTMERVELIFLTESTNLSGPESVDREQLGSYQCA from the coding sequence ATGCGTCCCGAATTTGCCCTCCACCAGTGGCTAGCCCGCCGAATCGCTATCGACCGACGTGCGCTCGCAGCGTTCAGAGTGGCGCTTGGGCTGTGTCTCCTCGCCGACATCGCTCTGCGGTGGTCGGATCTCGGCGCGTTTTACACCGATAGCGGCGTGCTCCCACGCTCAACACTGACTGAACTGTATCCGGTGTTGGGAGACATGTCACCGCTTGCTGTCTCGGGGGCTGCTTGGCTCCCACTGGTGGCCCTCGGACTGACGGCGCTTGCAGGAGTGGCGCTGGTTGTCGGCTACCGCCCTCGCCTGAGCGCGGGCATCGCGTTCATCTTGCTCGTCTCAATACAGCTTCGGAACCCCGTCGTCCTCAATGCCGGCGATACACTGCTTCGCCGGCTGCTGTTCTGGAGTCTCCTGCTTCCGCTCGGATGTGGCTGGGACGATGAGCTGCCAGAGTCTGCGACACGGGTCGCCACCGCCGGCACTGCAGGCATCCTCCTGCAAGTGCTGGCCGTGTACGTGACGAACAGCCTGATAAAGTTTCGCGGTACGTACTGGCACCGTGGCACTGCGGTACGGTACGTGTTCCAACTGGATCATCTCACTGTCCGCGCCGGTGACGTGGTCGCGGGCTGGGACCCGGCGCTGGTACTGGGGAACTGGCTCTGGCTCGGCTTGCTCGTTGGGTCCCCGCTGTTGCTCATCTGGACCGGGCGATATCGGACAGGCTTGGTCGTGGCGTTCGTTACCGCCCATATCTGTATCGCACTCTCGTTCCTTCTTGGCGTGTTCCCGCTCGTCTCGATTCTCGGACTGGTCCTGTTTTTTCCGCCGTCGTTCTGGGACGCGCTCGCGGATCGCTGGCCCACCGCTATCGAAGCATTGCGCCCGCGGTGGCCGGAGTCCGCGACAGGTCCCCCGCAGGCCTGGTTCCCTACGACGACACAGTCGCTAGCGGTGCTCGGTATCGTCGCGATTGTCCTTCTCAACGCTGTCGCGGTCGGCTTCGTTGCCGCACCGACGGGGACGCCGGACAGAATCGAGGACCGGAGCTGGAATATGTTCGCGCCAGATCCACCACAGGAAACGTGGTGGTACGCGGCCCCGGCACCTCTGGAGTCCGGGAACCGGGTCGATGCGCTTACCGGGGAAACAGTCAATCTCTCTCGGCCGCCGGAGGTGTCCGACCGGTTCCCGAACCAGCGCTGGAAGAAGTTCCTCGGGACAGCCCGTCACGAACCCAGTCTTCGACGGTCGCTCGCAACGTATCTGTGTTCCCGGTGGAATCAAAGCCACGACGACACGATGGAACGCGTGGAGTTGATCTTCCTGACCGAGTCGACGAACCTGAGCGGACCCGAATCCGTTGACCGGGAACAGCTCGGGTCGTATCAGTGTGCGTGA
- a CDS encoding cox cluster protein has protein sequence MSDQVEARSGQQIVLRLYVAIVVLAGVMGFVLGSIRPEDLEPELFGVIALPPTPFGVAIYGFVTIGIVLGVLLGLVVYVSERIDDAASS, from the coding sequence ATGAGCGACCAAGTCGAGGCCAGATCCGGGCAGCAAATTGTCCTTCGCCTGTACGTTGCGATTGTTGTTCTTGCCGGTGTGATGGGATTCGTACTCGGTAGTATCCGACCGGAAGACCTCGAACCGGAACTGTTCGGTGTGATCGCACTGCCACCGACGCCGTTTGGCGTCGCTATCTACGGATTTGTCACTATCGGCATCGTCCTTGGCGTGTTGCTTGGCCTCGTCGTGTACGTCTCCGAGCGAATTGACGACGCAGCCAGTTCCTGA
- the ctaD gene encoding cytochrome c oxidase subunit I — translation MVAGDIVLTGLMAVLLVGVAALLTRVENWRSYTPLAGGGAVTGDEAAVINREKPAGIIRWLTTVDHKDIGLLYGVYAVIAFAVGGIMAMLIRLQLVTPGGAILSNNAYNSILTSHGITMLFLFGTPIIAAFANYFIPLLIGADDMAFPRINAIAFWLLPPAALLIWAGFFLAPVTDNMIEPARTAWTMYAPLSVEQANPGVDLMLLGLHLSGVAATMGAINFIATIFTERDEEVNWANLDIFSWTILTQSALILFAFPLLGSAIVMLLLDRNLATTFFAVEGGGPLLWQHLFWFFGHPEVYILVLPPMGLVSLILPKFSGRKLFGFKFVVYSTLAIGVLSFGVWAHHMFSTGMDPRLRASFMAVSLAIAIPSAVKTFNWITTMWNGRLRLTTPMLFCIGFVSNFILGGVTGVFLASIPVDLILHDTYYVVGHFHYIVMGAIGFAAFAGIYYWFPVFTGRMYQRTLGKAHFWFSMVGTNITFFAMLALGYLGMPRRYATYQFDGAIAPLTQVSTFHQLATVGALILFIGQLFFVWNIVQSWLEGPKVEDGDPWNLERDGMLDREFQWFDEQLKAEEPEKDPSLLADGGQEEQDDS, via the coding sequence ATGGTAGCAGGAGATATTGTGCTGACGGGGCTGATGGCCGTCCTCCTCGTCGGCGTCGCCGCGCTTCTCACCCGTGTCGAGAACTGGCGTTCGTATACGCCGCTCGCGGGTGGCGGGGCCGTCACGGGTGACGAGGCGGCAGTCATCAACCGTGAGAAACCCGCAGGTATCATTCGCTGGCTAACAACTGTCGACCACAAGGATATCGGTCTGTTGTACGGAGTGTACGCGGTCATCGCATTCGCCGTGGGCGGCATCATGGCGATGCTCATCCGCCTCCAGCTCGTTACGCCCGGAGGGGCCATCCTCAGCAACAATGCCTACAACTCCATCCTGACGAGTCACGGTATCACGATGCTGTTCCTGTTCGGGACGCCCATCATCGCGGCGTTCGCGAACTACTTCATCCCGCTGCTCATCGGGGCTGACGATATGGCGTTCCCGCGTATCAACGCCATTGCGTTCTGGCTTCTCCCGCCGGCCGCACTCCTAATCTGGGCAGGGTTCTTCCTCGCGCCGGTAACCGACAACATGATCGAACCGGCCCGGACGGCCTGGACGATGTACGCGCCGCTGTCCGTTGAGCAGGCGAACCCTGGTGTCGACCTGATGCTTCTGGGGCTACACCTTTCGGGTGTTGCAGCGACGATGGGGGCGATCAACTTCATCGCGACCATCTTCACGGAGCGCGACGAGGAGGTCAACTGGGCGAATCTCGACATCTTCTCGTGGACGATTCTCACCCAGTCCGCCCTGATCCTGTTCGCCTTCCCACTACTGGGGAGCGCAATCGTGATGCTGCTACTGGACCGGAACCTCGCGACGACGTTCTTCGCCGTCGAAGGTGGCGGCCCGCTACTGTGGCAGCACCTGTTCTGGTTCTTCGGCCACCCAGAGGTGTACATCCTCGTCCTGCCGCCGATGGGACTGGTTAGCCTCATCCTGCCGAAGTTCTCGGGCCGGAAGCTGTTCGGCTTCAAGTTCGTCGTCTACTCGACGCTCGCAATCGGCGTGCTGTCCTTCGGCGTCTGGGCTCACCACATGTTCTCGACGGGCATGGACCCGCGGCTCCGGGCGTCGTTCATGGCTGTCTCGCTGGCTATCGCAATACCGAGTGCAGTCAAGACGTTCAACTGGATCACAACGATGTGGAACGGCCGCCTGCGCCTGACGACGCCGATGCTGTTCTGTATCGGCTTCGTCTCGAACTTCATCCTCGGCGGTGTGACGGGTGTCTTCCTCGCCTCCATCCCTGTCGACCTGATCCTGCACGACACCTACTACGTCGTGGGTCACTTCCACTACATCGTGATGGGTGCCATCGGATTCGCGGCCTTCGCTGGCATCTACTACTGGTTCCCGGTGTTCACTGGTCGGATGTACCAGCGTACCCTCGGGAAGGCCCACTTCTGGTTCTCGATGGTCGGAACCAACATCACGTTCTTCGCAATGCTCGCACTGGGCTACCTGGGAATGCCACGGCGGTACGCCACCTACCAGTTTGACGGTGCTATCGCACCGCTGACGCAGGTTTCGACGTTCCATCAGCTGGCGACCGTCGGTGCGCTCATCCTGTTCATCGGTCAGCTGTTCTTTGTCTGGAACATCGTCCAGTCCTGGCTTGAGGGCCCGAAGGTCGAGGACGGCGACCCGTGGAACCTCGAACGCGACGGCATGCTGGACCGCGAGTTCCAGTGGTTCGACGAGCAGCTCAAAGCTGAGGAGCCGGAGAAGGACCCGTCGCTGCTTGCTGACGGCGGCCAGGAAGAACAAGACGACTCGTAA
- a CDS encoding DUF6684 family protein, protein MALFGFEKDTLLDLTVNVIPLGILFFFIVAFAAFPAFGTDPVFSGLQFALIISMFLLLAVLTYYAGKAVENAEKESGELGHED, encoded by the coding sequence ATGGCACTGTTCGGGTTCGAAAAAGATACCCTGCTCGACCTCACCGTGAACGTCATCCCGCTCGGGATCCTCTTCTTCTTCATCGTCGCGTTCGCCGCGTTCCCGGCGTTCGGAACCGATCCCGTCTTCTCCGGGCTGCAGTTCGCACTGATTATCTCGATGTTCCTGCTGCTCGCTGTCCTGACCTACTACGCGGGGAAGGCGGTCGAGAACGCCGAGAAAGAGAGCGGCGAACTGGGTCACGAAGACTGA
- a CDS encoding adenylosuccinate synthase — protein sequence MTVTIVGSQLGDEGKGGIVDLYGDDVDVVARYQGGDNAGHTVVHEGEEYKLSLVPSGAIRGKVGVLGNGCVVNPRTLFDEIDTLQERGLDPDVRIAERAHVILPFHRVLDGIEEELKSETDDEVGTTGRGIGPTYEDKAGRRGVRVGDLLDPDVLRERLEYVVPQKRAVVEDVYDLDIDELDDPAAFDVDAIFEEFREFGRRFEAEDMTVNAGAFLSATIDEGQNVMLEGAQGTIIDIDHGNYPYVTSSNPTAGGAATGTGLSPGVVGDGEVIGIVKAYLTRVGSGPLPTELGGVVGDTPGYDEQGEGENEELANYIREEGGEYGTVTGRPRRVGWLDLPMLRHSTRVSGFTGIAINHLDVLAGLDEVKVGHTYTLDGEELASMPATTEQWAKCEANFRSFDGWPEVDWADAAEEGYDALPENAKAYVEYIESELDTPAYAIGVGPGRGETIVREQPF from the coding sequence ATGACCGTAACCATCGTCGGCTCACAGCTCGGCGACGAAGGGAAGGGCGGCATCGTCGACCTGTACGGCGACGACGTAGATGTCGTCGCGCGCTATCAGGGCGGCGACAACGCCGGTCACACCGTCGTCCACGAGGGCGAGGAGTACAAGCTCTCGCTAGTTCCGAGCGGAGCCATCCGCGGCAAGGTCGGCGTCCTCGGCAACGGGTGCGTCGTCAATCCGCGAACGCTGTTCGACGAGATAGACACGCTCCAGGAACGCGGCCTCGACCCGGACGTTCGCATCGCCGAACGAGCACACGTCATTCTCCCGTTCCATCGCGTGCTCGACGGTATCGAGGAAGAACTAAAAAGCGAAACAGATGACGAAGTCGGGACGACGGGCCGGGGTATCGGCCCGACCTACGAGGACAAGGCCGGCCGCCGCGGCGTCCGCGTCGGCGACCTGCTCGATCCGGACGTACTCCGAGAGCGCCTCGAATACGTCGTTCCGCAGAAGCGAGCCGTCGTCGAGGACGTGTACGACCTCGATATCGACGAACTTGACGACCCGGCTGCTTTCGACGTGGACGCCATCTTCGAGGAGTTCCGCGAGTTCGGCCGTCGTTTCGAGGCCGAAGACATGACCGTCAATGCTGGGGCCTTCCTCAGCGCGACCATCGACGAGGGCCAGAACGTCATGCTCGAGGGTGCACAGGGGACCATCATCGACATCGACCACGGGAACTACCCCTACGTCACTTCCTCGAACCCGACGGCCGGCGGCGCGGCAACCGGGACCGGACTCAGCCCCGGTGTTGTCGGCGACGGCGAAGTCATCGGGATCGTGAAGGCATACCTCACCCGGGTCGGGAGTGGCCCGCTGCCGACCGAACTCGGCGGCGTCGTCGGCGATACGCCCGGCTACGACGAGCAGGGCGAGGGCGAAAACGAGGAGCTGGCGAACTACATCCGGGAAGAAGGCGGCGAGTACGGTACCGTTACCGGGCGGCCACGACGCGTCGGCTGGCTCGACCTGCCGATGCTGCGCCACTCTACGCGCGTCTCCGGCTTTACCGGCATCGCCATCAACCACCTCGACGTACTCGCCGGCCTCGATGAAGTGAAGGTCGGCCACACGTACACGCTCGATGGCGAGGAGCTGGCGTCGATGCCTGCGACCACCGAGCAGTGGGCCAAGTGCGAGGCGAACTTCCGGTCCTTCGACGGCTGGCCGGAGGTCGACTGGGCAGACGCCGCCGAAGAGGGGTACGACGCACTCCCCGAGAACGCGAAGGCCTACGTCGAATACATCGAATCCGAACTCGACACACCGGCCTACGCCATCGGTGTCGGTCCCGGCCGCGGCGAAACTATCGTCCGCGAACAGCCGTTCTGA
- a CDS encoding methytransferase partner Trm112, with protein sequence MKEDLMEIICCPLDKHDLDLEVTERDDGEILSGELTCTECSETFPIEDGIPNLLPPDMRDEAPA encoded by the coding sequence ATGAAAGAGGACCTGATGGAAATTATTTGCTGCCCTCTGGACAAGCACGACCTCGACCTCGAAGTGACGGAGCGCGACGACGGCGAGATTCTGTCGGGCGAACTCACCTGTACCGAGTGTAGCGAGACGTTCCCCATCGAAGACGGCATTCCGAACCTGCTTCCGCCGGACATGCGCGACGAGGCACCGGCCTGA
- a CDS encoding DR2241 family protein: MDDTHVEAFAEAASDGIAFDGIEAAVEGGRYAVETTAESEATSIADLDGLAASYPEYISNWYFWHAKAPQAEPRWAYLRWLENAESTPIPDRYDQLRAGLTTTWGELSITVTLDEDDERVYDLRHVDDAGTDADSLDAYDDPLDARTLAKHDDRDRYRPLKTAPTLQSGWVFPELEPTELVQTVDFFYPATISNWHREREGELDVSHWRDTVDRQTGIYGVVKTWDRGDGYEHVNWVAEACCDDSQCLKRREWQYDDETELDVDGGSGKFPCREPCSLVIAGARQWTKLEGETSQTYEFELTPSEKEQLEAIIDAVADGEADDIREADIYEGANRYRARFLRAKLFDDEGNLGGVETE, encoded by the coding sequence ATGGACGACACCCATGTCGAGGCGTTCGCCGAGGCAGCGTCGGACGGTATCGCGTTCGACGGTATCGAGGCAGCGGTCGAGGGTGGACGCTACGCCGTCGAGACGACAGCGGAGTCAGAGGCTACGAGTATCGCGGACCTCGATGGCCTGGCCGCGTCGTACCCCGAGTACATCTCGAACTGGTACTTCTGGCACGCAAAAGCGCCACAGGCGGAGCCTCGCTGGGCGTATCTCCGGTGGCTCGAAAATGCCGAGTCGACGCCGATTCCGGACCGATACGACCAGTTACGAGCGGGGCTGACGACGACGTGGGGTGAGCTCTCGATTACCGTGACACTGGACGAGGACGACGAGCGGGTATACGACCTCCGCCACGTCGACGACGCAGGGACAGACGCCGATTCGCTGGACGCGTACGACGACCCACTGGACGCTCGTACCCTCGCCAAACACGACGACCGTGACCGCTACCGCCCGCTGAAAACAGCCCCCACTCTCCAGTCTGGCTGGGTGTTTCCCGAACTCGAGCCGACGGAACTAGTCCAGACGGTGGACTTCTTCTATCCGGCCACGATTTCGAACTGGCACCGTGAGCGCGAGGGCGAGTTGGACGTGAGCCACTGGCGCGACACCGTTGACCGACAGACCGGGATTTACGGCGTCGTCAAGACCTGGGACCGCGGCGACGGCTACGAACACGTCAACTGGGTCGCCGAAGCCTGCTGTGACGACTCTCAGTGTCTCAAGCGCCGGGAGTGGCAGTACGACGACGAGACGGAACTCGATGTTGACGGCGGTTCGGGGAAATTCCCCTGCCGTGAACCCTGCTCGCTCGTCATCGCCGGCGCACGCCAGTGGACGAAACTCGAGGGCGAGACGAGCCAGACCTACGAGTTCGAACTCACACCTAGCGAGAAAGAACAGTTGGAAGCCATTATCGATGCCGTCGCCGACGGCGAGGCAGACGATATCCGTGAAGCAGACATCTACGAGGGAGCCAATCGGTACCGTGCACGGTTCCTGCGGGCGAAGCTGTTCGACGACGAGGGGAACCTCGGCGGCGTCGAGACGGAGTAG
- a CDS encoding M48 family metalloprotease, whose translation MAAAVVLVALLPVGFVYAGLAVVNTAGIWLAKLATDWVLAGEFYIKPWLVAGAVMLGFATQLAVGDTIALRALDARPVGPDDESGLVENVTRLAQSVDLPAPAVAIADSDVPNAFTVGRSPDSATLVLTTGLLDALNADERDAVIAHELAHIKNRDATVMSLSYLLPTLTYSLAASTLGLLQAIPGAFTGFRHTDSDSARSLLLGIFILTVSALLTLAVSVVFWLASFTLFRVLSRYREYAADRGAVAITGDPAALASALATIDDKMAAAPDHDLRAQDGGLDALYIAPIDETQFADAPNFVANDVLPETHPPTEARIERLEAMATGGPT comes from the coding sequence ATGGCGGCTGCTGTCGTCCTCGTGGCACTCCTCCCGGTGGGGTTCGTCTACGCGGGCCTTGCAGTCGTGAACACGGCCGGAATATGGCTGGCGAAGCTGGCCACCGACTGGGTGCTGGCCGGCGAGTTCTACATCAAGCCGTGGCTGGTCGCTGGCGCCGTCATGCTTGGATTCGCCACGCAGTTGGCCGTGGGCGACACCATCGCCCTGCGGGCGCTGGACGCTCGCCCCGTGGGTCCCGACGACGAATCCGGGCTGGTTGAAAACGTGACACGGCTGGCGCAATCGGTGGACCTTCCGGCACCGGCAGTCGCCATCGCGGACAGCGACGTGCCGAACGCATTCACCGTCGGTCGGAGTCCCGACAGCGCCACGCTGGTGCTCACGACCGGACTGCTCGACGCACTCAACGCCGACGAGCGCGACGCCGTTATCGCCCACGAACTCGCTCACATCAAGAACCGCGACGCGACCGTGATGTCGCTTTCCTACCTGCTCCCGACACTAACCTACAGCCTCGCAGCCAGCACCCTGGGCCTCCTCCAGGCCATTCCCGGTGCCTTCACTGGCTTCCGACATACCGACAGCGACAGCGCCCGGAGCCTCTTACTCGGCATCTTTATCCTGACAGTCAGTGCCTTATTGACGCTCGCTGTCTCCGTCGTGTTCTGGCTCGCCAGTTTCACGCTGTTTCGCGTGCTCTCGCGGTACCGCGAGTACGCCGCAGACCGCGGGGCCGTCGCTATCACCGGCGACCCTGCGGCGCTCGCCAGCGCACTGGCAACCATCGACGACAAAATGGCGGCGGCCCCGGACCACGATCTCAGGGCGCAAGACGGTGGTCTCGACGCGCTCTACATCGCGCCAATCGACGAGACACAGTTCGCAGACGCGCCTAATTTCGTTGCCAACGACGTGCTCCCCGAGACCCATCCACCGACCGAGGCGCGCATCGAACGACTGGAGGCGATGGCCACGGGGGGACCGACGTGA
- a CDS encoding PQQ-binding-like beta-propeller repeat protein produces the protein MTEYSRRTVLTGLTGVVGSLAGCGYRPGPGDKKWETADDGGRLVTLVDETLFEVTFDATRFLDDYPVGAVARYTLADGARLGRFEFKGVATDWASDGAHLYVGTEASRVVAVAGDGRAWTETVDHPVASVAAADGHVYVGTDGGDLIAFDGESGAERWSKSLPVPADPSKSDLPTVGAGHGGLAVDWGTSEEYRLNVYAPDGSVLWDQTLQRSLNGRPHVRGDTVYARSEYLQAFNRDSGTRRWVTEDITTPDGPLWFSRDGEIVYIPDRNALIAIATADGEELWRFNDERLAAMERGRSEFDIDLGATGAVPAPDGGSVFLNTKHHGLFQFGTDGTLRWHEPRLDFSFLYAVTEDTIVHSGTEALVARYR, from the coding sequence GTGACGGAGTACAGCCGCCGAACGGTTCTTACGGGCCTGACCGGCGTTGTCGGGTCGCTCGCCGGGTGTGGCTATCGCCCCGGCCCGGGCGACAAGAAGTGGGAGACGGCTGATGACGGCGGCCGGCTGGTCACGCTGGTGGATGAGACGCTGTTCGAAGTGACGTTCGATGCGACGCGCTTCCTTGACGACTACCCGGTAGGCGCTGTTGCTCGATACACACTCGCTGATGGGGCCAGATTGGGTCGCTTCGAGTTCAAGGGCGTAGCTACGGACTGGGCCAGCGACGGAGCCCACCTATACGTGGGAACGGAAGCCAGCCGCGTCGTCGCGGTGGCCGGCGACGGACGAGCCTGGACCGAAACCGTCGACCACCCAGTAGCCAGTGTCGCCGCCGCTGACGGCCACGTATACGTCGGGACCGACGGCGGCGACCTCATCGCCTTCGACGGCGAGAGCGGCGCCGAGCGGTGGTCGAAGTCGCTTCCTGTCCCCGCCGACCCATCCAAGAGCGACCTGCCGACAGTCGGTGCGGGACACGGCGGACTCGCCGTCGACTGGGGGACCAGCGAGGAGTACCGACTCAACGTGTACGCCCCAGACGGTTCGGTTCTGTGGGACCAGACTCTCCAGCGGAGCCTCAACGGCCGGCCGCACGTGCGCGGCGACACGGTTTACGCCCGCTCGGAATACCTCCAGGCGTTCAACCGCGACTCGGGGACGCGCCGCTGGGTCACCGAAGACATTACCACCCCGGATGGACCGTTGTGGTTCAGCCGTGACGGCGAAATCGTCTACATTCCCGATCGCAACGCCCTGATAGCGATTGCCACCGCCGACGGCGAAGAACTGTGGCGGTTCAATGATGAGCGGTTGGCGGCCATGGAGCGAGGGCGAAGCGAATTCGACATAGATCTTGGGGCAACGGGCGCGGTCCCGGCCCCGGACGGCGGGTCAGTGTTTCTCAACACGAAGCACCACGGGCTGTTTCAGTTTGGGACCGACGGCACTCTCCGCTGGCACGAACCTCGTCTCGACTTCAGTTTTCTCTATGCAGTTACCGAGGACACCATAGTCCACTCGGGGACCGAAGCACTCGTCGCTCGCTACCGCTAG